From one Acidimicrobiales bacterium genomic stretch:
- a CDS encoding AAA family ATPase, which translates to MIAVANQKGGVGKTTTTINLSAALTELDQRCLVVDLDPQANATTGLGIDPRTLEQSLYDVILRESPIEDCIEATSIRNLFIAPSSLDLAGAEVELVSKFSRESRLKNALAPVQDSYDYIFIDCPPSLGLLTVNAMTAATEVLVPIQCEYYALEGLGQLLGNVELVSRNLNASLEVSTIILVMYDARTNLASQVAGEVRAHFGDKVCRQIVPRSVRLSEAPSFGQPITTFDPSSRGALAYRELAREVHHGNSA; encoded by the coding sequence ATCATCGCCGTAGCCAATCAGAAGGGCGGCGTAGGAAAGACCACCACCACGATCAATCTGTCCGCGGCTCTGACGGAACTCGATCAGAGATGCCTGGTGGTGGATCTCGACCCCCAGGCCAATGCAACGACAGGCCTCGGGATAGACCCGCGAACGCTCGAGCAGTCGCTCTACGACGTGATTCTGCGCGAATCGCCCATCGAGGACTGCATCGAGGCGACCTCCATCCGGAACCTATTCATAGCCCCGTCGAGCCTGGACCTGGCCGGGGCCGAGGTGGAACTGGTTTCCAAGTTCAGCCGGGAGAGCCGACTGAAGAACGCCCTCGCACCCGTCCAGGACAGCTACGACTACATCTTCATCGACTGCCCGCCCTCGCTCGGCCTCCTGACCGTCAATGCGATGACTGCGGCAACCGAGGTTCTCGTCCCCATCCAATGCGAGTACTACGCGCTGGAGGGACTGGGCCAGCTCCTGGGCAATGTCGAGCTCGTCAGCCGGAACCTCAACGCCTCCCTCGAGGTCTCGACGATCATCCTCGTGATGTACGACGCCCGCACGAATCTCGCATCGCAGGTTGCGGGCGAGGTCCGGGCACACTTCGGCGACAAGGTGTGTCGACAGATCGTGCCCCGGTCGGTGCGCCTCTCGGAGGCGCCCTCGTTCGGCCAACCGATCACTACCTTCGATCCCTCATCGCGTGGTGCCCTCGCCTATCGAGAGCTGGCAAGGGAGGTACACCATGGCAACTCGGCGTAG
- a CDS encoding class I SAM-dependent methyltransferase, with amino-acid sequence MIERAQRLGLVGRRADIAREIDRCGPFVDVLAEIAAEETTVVDLGSGNGLPGLVVATTLPVRVILVEVGASRAAFLRWAIGSLGLGGFVEVAEGKAEVLAREPSLRCCAQAVVARSFGPPATTAECAVGFLAPGGSLIVAEPPGEGERWPAAGVGELGLRDLGPREGGVRHLILAGAVDDAWPRPAPRPRRSPLFGR; translated from the coding sequence GTGATCGAGCGCGCCCAGCGCCTCGGTCTCGTCGGCCGCCGTGCCGACATCGCACGGGAGATCGATCGCTGCGGTCCCTTCGTCGACGTCTTGGCGGAGATTGCGGCGGAGGAAACCACGGTCGTCGATCTGGGCTCGGGCAACGGCCTCCCGGGCCTGGTCGTGGCCACCACCCTGCCGGTGCGGGTGATTCTCGTCGAAGTGGGTGCGTCCCGGGCGGCTTTTCTCCGCTGGGCCATCGGGAGCCTGGGGCTCGGGGGCTTTGTGGAGGTGGCCGAGGGTAAGGCGGAAGTTCTGGCGCGCGAGCCGTCCCTGCGGTGCTGTGCTCAGGCGGTCGTGGCCCGATCTTTCGGTCCGCCGGCGACGACTGCGGAATGTGCGGTCGGATTCCTCGCCCCCGGGGGCAGCCTCATCGTGGCGGAACCGCCGGGCGAGGGCGAACGATGGCCCGCTGCGGGCGTCGGCGAACTCGGTCTGCGCGACCTGGGCCCGCGTGAGGGTGGGGTGCGACATCTCATCCTGGCCGGGGCGGTCGACGACGCGTGGCCCCGGCCGGCACCTCGACCCCGGCGTTCGCCGCTTTTTGGCCGCTGA
- the jag gene encoding RNA-binding cell elongation regulator Jag/EloR — MEWVETTGSTLEEARDRALDQLGVDQQEAEFQTVAEPKTGLFGRLKEEARVRARVRPKAPPAKEERRDRGRRRGGSGGGRDGGQGGRNRGKGRGKGRGGDGSGRSDQSRDSGGDQKKSRADDTGNTPKADRSGPPAGGRRGGRESSANDGGGRGKRREAMDDDSRDEEMPIEEQKELLIDFFESVVDEFGLSDATVTATEKDEDILEASVEGPGVGILIGPDGSTMAALEEIARTIVQRQADHRRYARIRVDVGSYRARRNAALEKFAQQLADKVLETGEEVVAEPMSSLDRKVIHDAIVDVEGVETRSVGEEPRRRVVVAPVD; from the coding sequence ATGGAATGGGTCGAGACGACCGGATCAACCCTGGAGGAGGCGCGCGATCGTGCGCTGGACCAGCTCGGGGTCGACCAACAAGAAGCCGAGTTCCAGACCGTCGCTGAACCGAAGACGGGCTTGTTCGGCAGGCTCAAGGAAGAGGCGCGGGTGCGGGCGCGAGTGCGCCCCAAGGCGCCGCCCGCAAAGGAGGAACGTCGTGACCGGGGCCGTCGCCGGGGCGGATCGGGCGGTGGTCGCGACGGTGGCCAGGGAGGTCGGAACCGGGGCAAGGGCCGCGGCAAGGGCCGGGGCGGCGATGGTTCGGGGAGGTCCGACCAGAGCCGCGACTCGGGTGGGGATCAGAAGAAGTCCCGGGCCGACGACACGGGCAATACCCCGAAAGCCGACCGGAGTGGCCCGCCGGCTGGTGGCCGTCGGGGAGGGCGAGAGAGTTCCGCTAACGATGGCGGTGGCCGAGGCAAGAGGAGAGAAGCGATGGATGACGACTCACGTGACGAGGAAATGCCGATCGAGGAGCAGAAGGAGCTGCTGATCGACTTCTTCGAGAGTGTCGTCGACGAGTTCGGACTGTCCGACGCCACTGTCACCGCGACCGAAAAGGACGAAGACATCCTCGAGGCATCCGTCGAAGGTCCCGGCGTGGGCATCCTGATCGGCCCTGACGGGTCGACCATGGCGGCTCTCGAGGAGATCGCCCGCACGATCGTGCAGCGCCAGGCGGACCATCGGCGCTATGCCCGCATCCGGGTCGACGTCGGGTCCTACCGGGCCCGCCGTAACGCGGCACTCGAGAAGTTCGCCCAGCAGCTGGCCGACAAGGTTCTCGAGACGGGTGAAGAAGTGGTCGCAGAGCCCATGTCGTCTTTGGATCGCAAGGTGATCCACGACGCGATCGTCGATGTCGAGGGCGTAGAAACCCGCTCGGTGGGTGAAGAGCCGCGGCGGCGTGTCGTCGTGGCGCCCGTCGACTGA
- the yidC gene encoding membrane protein insertase YidC produces the protein MFNLVADLLAWFYSLWPSYGGAIILLTLLVMVVLTPLNVKSTRSMLEMRRLQPEIKRLQAEIGNDRVKLNEEMMKLYQEHNVNPVGGCLPLFIQLPIFFVLFRLLQGLTRRSSEVGFVVGSAVGQSAATSAGPGAGGGLEAVQLPANFETFNPQYLDQGSELFADLSASTEMDFIGIDLSESASSALRESFSHGLPFLGMVILVFGLSLIQQRQIAGRNQGEIPQQQKMLMWILPFMLPVFSFAMPAGLVVYFITQSLIRIGQQAFITRRVYRPMQDREPIEAKAVEKGSSSDAVGTSAESEKPKGLLEGIMGGQQGTRPAADAARQHGRRRPTNAPPPKPKRKPPSGNRQGRTSPARSSDAAKPAKPEPTPKEGRGLFGRARRAAAEESKKTPEPKRSSSRVTPKGEQSRSNNRKKRKKR, from the coding sequence ATGTTCAATCTCGTCGCTGACCTGCTCGCCTGGTTCTATTCGCTGTGGCCGAGCTACGGCGGCGCCATCATCCTCCTCACGTTGCTCGTGATGGTGGTCTTGACGCCGTTGAACGTGAAGTCGACCCGCTCGATGCTCGAGATGCGGCGCCTGCAGCCGGAGATCAAGCGGTTGCAGGCCGAGATCGGCAACGACCGGGTGAAGCTCAACGAAGAGATGATGAAGCTCTACCAGGAGCACAACGTCAATCCCGTTGGCGGCTGCCTGCCGTTGTTCATCCAGCTTCCGATCTTCTTCGTCCTGTTCCGCCTGCTGCAAGGCCTGACCCGCCGTAGCAGTGAGGTCGGCTTCGTGGTGGGGTCCGCGGTCGGCCAGTCGGCGGCGACGTCGGCCGGTCCCGGGGCCGGTGGTGGTCTCGAGGCGGTGCAGCTGCCGGCGAACTTCGAGACGTTCAACCCGCAGTACCTCGACCAGGGCAGTGAGCTGTTCGCCGACCTCTCGGCGTCGACCGAGATGGACTTCATCGGTATCGACCTGTCCGAGAGCGCCAGCTCCGCACTGCGGGAGTCGTTCTCCCACGGGCTCCCGTTCCTGGGCATGGTGATCCTGGTCTTCGGTCTCAGCCTGATCCAGCAGCGCCAGATCGCGGGTCGCAACCAGGGTGAGATCCCCCAGCAGCAGAAGATGCTGATGTGGATTCTCCCGTTCATGTTGCCGGTCTTCTCCTTCGCGATGCCGGCCGGCCTCGTCGTCTACTTCATCACCCAGAGCCTCATCCGGATCGGCCAGCAGGCATTCATCACCCGGCGGGTCTATCGGCCGATGCAGGATCGCGAGCCGATCGAGGCGAAGGCAGTGGAGAAGGGGTCCAGCTCGGATGCGGTTGGGACGAGCGCCGAGAGCGAGAAGCCCAAGGGCCTGCTCGAGGGGATCATGGGCGGTCAACAGGGCACACGCCCCGCCGCTGACGCGGCCCGCCAGCACGGGCGTCGGCGACCCACCAATGCGCCACCGCCGAAGCCGAAACGCAAACCGCCCAGTGGAAACCGCCAGGGCCGGACATCGCCGGCCCGTTCGAGTGACGCGGCGAAGCCGGCCAAGCCGGAGCCCACTCCCAAGGAGGGCCGTGGCCTGTTCGGCCGGGCGCGCAGAGCTGCGGCCGAAGAGTCGAAGAAGACACCAGAACCGAAGCGGTCGTCGAGTCGGGTCACGCCGAAGGGTGAACAGTCCCGCTCGAACAATCGCAAGAAGCGGAAGAAGAGGTAG
- the yidD gene encoding membrane protein insertion efficiency factor YidD, with product MSPGPRRSGPAPVGRRGCTVTTSSSPVPDSSPGRVARGLVRLIGWYQGVPRRRAGSCRFVPTCSSYAVTAIGRHGALRGSWLAFRRLGRCRPFGSWGYDPVPGEHLVTDRPSVSDAPPSERAA from the coding sequence GTGTCGCCGGGCCCTCGAAGATCTGGCCCGGCGCCGGTTGGACGTCGGGGGTGTACGGTGACCACGTCGTCGAGCCCGGTTCCCGACTCGTCGCCGGGGCGCGTCGCCCGCGGTCTGGTCCGGCTGATCGGTTGGTACCAGGGTGTCCCCCGCCGCCGGGCGGGGTCCTGCCGGTTCGTACCGACGTGTTCGAGTTACGCGGTGACCGCGATCGGTCGCCATGGTGCGCTGCGGGGTTCCTGGTTGGCATTTCGCCGCCTGGGCCGCTGTCGTCCGTTCGGGTCCTGGGGGTACGACCCCGTTCCAGGCGAGCACCTGGTCACTGACCGACCGTCGGTCAGTGATGCCCCACCCTCGGAGAGGGCTGCCTGA
- a CDS encoding ribonuclease P protein component — MIGRVHGRERFGAFGRAAPRGRADLVSVRYSPAADVAVPCLAYATPRRLGPAVVRNRIRRRLRAVFRELAEDRSVPLPPGDYLVMPTAGVATATYSELHAQCRRALEDLARRRLDVGGVR; from the coding sequence CTGATAGGCCGCGTTCATGGCCGGGAGCGCTTCGGAGCATTCGGCCGTGCCGCGCCTCGTGGGCGGGCGGATCTCGTGTCCGTGCGCTACTCCCCCGCCGCTGACGTCGCTGTGCCGTGTCTGGCCTACGCGACGCCCCGGCGACTGGGTCCAGCCGTCGTCCGCAACCGCATCCGCCGTCGTCTCCGTGCCGTCTTCCGTGAACTCGCCGAAGATCGATCCGTCCCCCTGCCGCCGGGGGACTACCTCGTGATGCCCACGGCGGGTGTGGCGACGGCCACCTACAGTGAGTTGCACGCGCAGTGTCGCCGGGCCCTCGAAGATCTGGCCCGGCGCCGGTTGGACGTCGGGGGTGTACGGTGA
- the rpmH gene encoding 50S ribosomal protein L34, with translation MKRTYQPKVRRRARRHGFRNRMATRGGRALIRRRRLKGRKRLSV, from the coding sequence GTGAAGCGCACTTATCAACCCAAGGTCCGCCGCAGGGCGCGGCGCCACGGGTTCCGCAACCGTATGGCTACCCGGGGCGGGCGCGCCCTCATCCGGCGCCGCCGACTCAAGGGAAGGAAGCGGCTGTCGGTCTGA
- the dnaA gene encoding chromosomal replication initiator protein DnaA translates to MKDANDLWRECAARIRAQVSDAVWRSTFHDVTARPSGSGELVLGVPSGIAKERIEGRYMDLLRAALDGGGTAPAVIIEVDPALPGDQLNLLDLELDAAPTPTIDVAGASRSVDPLEAPVPRDGDIAQSLNPRYSFGSFVTGTSNRFAHAAALSVAETPAKSYNPLFIYGDAGLGKTHLLHAIGHYVRENYPTFTVRYVSTETFLNQFVDAIRTNDRHNFKRRYREIDVLLVDDIQFMEGKEGLQEEFFHTFNTLHQGLRQIVISSDRPPDAMSTLEDRLRSRFKMGLITDIQPPDIETRLAILRKKAEADSVPVPAEVLEFIAAHITDNIRELEGALIRVCAFASLTNETLSIELARQILSDILTEPQPRQITAQLILDETSRQFGFSIEEIQGGSRRRPLVTARQIAMYVTRQLTELSYPAIAREFGGRDHTTVIHAVDKIGALMSERRQIYDQVTELIQRIKNGDERAIA, encoded by the coding sequence TTGAAGGACGCGAACGATCTCTGGCGGGAATGCGCAGCGCGCATACGGGCTCAGGTCTCCGACGCCGTCTGGCGATCGACATTCCACGACGTGACCGCCCGGCCGTCCGGTAGTGGAGAACTCGTACTCGGTGTCCCCAGTGGCATCGCGAAGGAGCGCATCGAGGGCCGTTACATGGACCTTCTGCGGGCGGCTCTCGACGGCGGTGGTACCGCCCCCGCCGTCATCATCGAAGTCGACCCCGCTCTGCCCGGGGACCAACTCAACCTGTTGGATCTGGAACTCGACGCCGCACCCACTCCCACGATCGACGTGGCCGGTGCCTCGCGTTCGGTCGATCCCCTCGAAGCCCCTGTTCCCCGTGACGGAGACATCGCCCAGTCCCTGAACCCGAGGTACTCGTTCGGGAGCTTCGTGACCGGCACGTCGAACCGGTTCGCGCACGCCGCGGCCCTGTCGGTCGCGGAAACCCCGGCGAAGTCCTACAACCCGCTGTTCATCTACGGTGACGCCGGCCTCGGCAAGACACACCTGCTGCACGCCATCGGCCACTACGTGCGGGAGAACTACCCGACCTTCACGGTGCGTTACGTCTCCACGGAGACCTTCCTCAACCAGTTCGTCGATGCGATCCGCACCAACGACCGTCACAACTTCAAGCGTCGCTACCGTGAAATCGACGTCCTGTTGGTGGACGACATCCAGTTCATGGAGGGAAAGGAGGGGCTCCAGGAGGAGTTCTTCCACACCTTCAACACGCTGCACCAGGGGCTCCGCCAGATCGTCATCTCCTCGGATCGCCCACCCGACGCCATGTCCACCCTCGAAGACCGGCTCCGTAGCCGCTTCAAGATGGGCCTGATCACCGACATCCAACCGCCCGACATCGAGACCCGACTCGCCATTCTGCGCAAGAAGGCCGAAGCCGACTCCGTTCCGGTGCCCGCCGAGGTCCTCGAGTTCATCGCCGCGCACATCACCGACAACATCCGTGAACTCGAAGGCGCCCTCATCCGCGTCTGCGCATTCGCGAGCCTCACCAACGAGACCCTGTCGATCGAACTGGCCCGCCAGATACTCAGTGACATCCTCACCGAGCCCCAGCCACGCCAGATCACCGCTCAACTCATCCTCGACGAGACCTCCCGGCAGTTCGGTTTCAGCATCGAGGAGATCCAGGGTGGCAGCCGGCGCCGTCCCCTCGTCACCGCGCGTCAGATCGCCATGTACGTCACCCGCCAGCTCACCGAACTCTCCTACCCCGCCATCGCCCGGGAGTTCGGCGGCCGTGATCACACCACCGTCATCCACGCCGTCGACAAGATCGGCGCGCTCATGTCCGAGCGCCGCCAGATCTACGACCAGGTCACCGAGCTCATCCAACGGATCAAGAACGGTGACGAGCGGGCCATCGCCTGA
- the dnaN gene encoding DNA polymerase III subunit beta, with protein MKFRCERDLLAQALATATRAVSSRGGQLPVLSGLRVVLSDDELTLTGSDLDLTIEAHLQVAGEGAGQAVIPAKLLSDVVRALEPGAVTVEVSEGDAEITGGRTQFSIRTIAAEEFPQLPEPSGEGHQLDAAHLATALRQVVPAASGDDSRPILTGVLFAAEAGGLRLVATDSYRLALRDLPGTTILGDDQSVLVPSRALSELGRMLGDAEDLTLRLGERDATFEFAGSRLTTRLIEGDFPNYRGLIPESHPNRMVTDRHALHDAVRRVRLLAQESTPVRMTMTQGAVELVAITQDVGQAHETIDANYEGEDLTVAFNAQYLLDGIEVTDGDEVELETVDALKPALLHRVGDENFVYLLMPVRVP; from the coding sequence GTGAAGTTCCGTTGCGAACGAGACCTCCTCGCCCAGGCACTCGCGACCGCGACCCGAGCGGTCTCGAGTCGCGGTGGGCAACTCCCCGTGTTGTCGGGCCTACGCGTCGTGCTGAGCGATGACGAGCTCACGCTGACGGGAAGCGATCTGGATCTGACGATCGAAGCACACCTGCAGGTCGCGGGGGAGGGGGCCGGCCAGGCGGTCATTCCCGCCAAGTTGCTCTCTGACGTCGTACGTGCTCTCGAACCCGGGGCCGTGACGGTCGAGGTGTCCGAAGGCGACGCCGAGATCACCGGGGGCCGCACCCAGTTCTCCATCCGGACGATCGCGGCCGAGGAATTCCCCCAGTTGCCCGAACCCTCCGGTGAAGGACACCAACTCGATGCCGCCCACCTCGCGACGGCGCTACGCCAGGTCGTGCCGGCAGCCAGCGGCGACGACTCACGGCCGATCCTCACCGGTGTGCTGTTCGCCGCCGAGGCCGGAGGCCTTCGCCTCGTGGCCACGGATTCGTACCGACTCGCCCTCAGAGACCTGCCGGGAACGACCATCCTCGGGGACGACCAGAGCGTGCTCGTGCCCTCGAGGGCGTTGTCGGAGCTCGGGAGGATGCTGGGCGACGCCGAGGACCTCACCCTGCGTCTGGGCGAGCGTGACGCGACGTTCGAGTTCGCGGGGTCCCGGCTCACCACGCGGCTGATCGAAGGCGACTTCCCCAACTACCGCGGCCTGATCCCCGAGAGCCATCCGAACCGCATGGTCACCGACCGTCACGCGTTACACGACGCGGTGCGGCGCGTGCGCCTTCTCGCGCAGGAGTCCACACCCGTGCGCATGACGATGACCCAGGGGGCGGTCGAGCTCGTGGCGATCACCCAGGATGTCGGACAGGCCCACGAGACGATCGACGCGAACTACGAGGGCGAAGACCTGACGGTCGCGTTCAACGCCCAGTACCTCCTCGACGGCATCGAGGTCACCGACGGCGACGAGGTGGAGTTGGAAACCGTCGACGCGTTGAAGCCGGCGCTGTTGCACAGGGTCGGCGACGAGAACTTCGTCTACCTCCTGATGCCCGTGCGTGTGCCCTAG
- the recF gene encoding DNA replication and repair protein RecF (All proteins in this family for which functions are known are DNA-binding proteins that assist the filamentation of RecA onto DNA for the initiation of recombination or recombinational repair.) — MWLSRLWIEDFRSYERAELTLSEGLTVVVGDNGTGKTNLIEAVAFALSLQSFRHAGTDALVRNGAERAIVRAELMVDERDLLVEIEIPSGRGSTRAQLNRQRLRRNADLAELGGVTVFAPDDLTVIKGGPGERRRAVDDAIVAVRPRYEPRRRELRKILDQRNALLRRHRNALTPDVVVTLDVWDQRLGEAGERWAATRRAFLDELRPYLLDAHRTISGAARELAVVYDPEWSHSGLPTALAAARDDDVRRGVTTVGPHRDDIVITLDGLPTRTHASQGEQRSVALALRLAIHRLATALNDGAPVLLLDDVFSELDVDRGAALLAALPRGQVVLTTATPPPPSAHPDRTISLTGDGIPGG; from the coding sequence GTGTGGCTGTCGCGGCTCTGGATCGAGGACTTCCGTTCCTATGAACGGGCGGAGCTGACCCTCTCGGAGGGACTGACCGTCGTCGTCGGTGACAACGGGACGGGAAAGACGAACCTCATCGAGGCCGTCGCCTTCGCCCTGTCCCTGCAGTCGTTCCGCCACGCGGGTACCGACGCGTTGGTTCGTAACGGAGCGGAGCGGGCCATCGTGAGAGCCGAGCTGATGGTGGACGAACGGGATCTGCTCGTCGAGATCGAGATCCCCTCCGGTCGGGGTTCCACCCGGGCACAGCTCAACCGCCAGCGGCTGCGGCGCAACGCCGATCTTGCAGAGCTGGGCGGCGTCACCGTGTTCGCTCCCGATGACCTCACGGTGATCAAGGGGGGACCGGGCGAACGCCGGCGCGCGGTCGACGACGCGATCGTCGCGGTCCGTCCCAGGTACGAACCCCGTAGGCGCGAACTCCGCAAGATCCTGGACCAGCGCAATGCGTTGTTGCGCCGGCACCGCAACGCCCTGACGCCGGACGTCGTCGTCACTCTCGACGTGTGGGACCAGCGACTCGGGGAGGCAGGCGAACGTTGGGCGGCGACGCGCAGGGCGTTTCTCGACGAGTTGCGGCCCTACCTTCTCGACGCGCACCGGACGATCTCGGGAGCGGCCCGTGAGCTCGCCGTCGTCTACGACCCGGAGTGGAGTCACAGTGGCCTGCCCACAGCTCTGGCGGCAGCGCGCGACGACGACGTGAGGCGTGGGGTCACCACGGTCGGGCCACACCGCGACGACATCGTGATCACCCTCGACGGTCTGCCCACCCGCACCCATGCGTCCCAGGGCGAACAGCGGTCCGTCGCTCTGGCGCTGCGGCTCGCGATCCACCGACTCGCGACCGCGCTCAACGACGGCGCACCCGTCCTGCTCCTCGACGACGTCTTCTCCGAACTCGACGTCGACCGTGGCGCGGCGCTCCTGGCGGCCCTGCCCCGAGGTCAGGTCGTTCTCACAACCGCCACGCCACCACCCCCGTCGGCGCATCCGGACCGGACCATCTCGTTGACGGGTGACGGCATTCCGGGTGGGTGA
- a CDS encoding DUF721 domain-containing protein, translating into MAPIEWDAHHHPRPLAEILDRTLRRMGAPDADVLSAVFGDWDQIVGSDLAAHTRPRAITDGCLVVVADDAAWASRVRWSSAVILEQVAARTGADGVTEMRVRVGAPGPGEAP; encoded by the coding sequence ATGGCACCGATCGAGTGGGACGCGCATCACCACCCCCGGCCCCTGGCGGAGATCCTCGACCGGACACTGCGCAGGATGGGCGCTCCCGACGCGGATGTGCTCAGCGCGGTCTTCGGCGACTGGGACCAGATCGTCGGCAGCGACCTCGCGGCCCATACGCGGCCCAGAGCGATCACCGACGGTTGTCTCGTCGTGGTCGCCGACGATGCGGCTTGGGCGTCACGGGTGCGGTGGTCCTCGGCCGTGATCCTCGAGCAGGTCGCCGCGCGAACCGGCGCCGACGGGGTCACCGAGATGAGGGTGCGTGTGGGCGCTCCCGGCCCCGGCGAAGCCCCCTGA
- the gyrB gene encoding DNA topoisomerase (ATP-hydrolyzing) subunit B, producing MSDATPSYGASDITVLEGLDAVRKRPGMYIGSTGPTGLHHLVYEVVDNSVDEAMAGYCSRIDITLLPGGGCEVSDDGRGIPVDPHPKFPELSAAEVVLTVLHAGGKFGGSGYKVSGGLHGVGVSVVNALSSRIEIEIDRDGTRYAMSYVDGGKPDEGLHAAGSVPADQTGTTVRFWPDATIFEETRFRAQTLLERLQMMAFLNRGLEIRFRDAREVASPDEADWIEYRYDGGIVDFVRHVNASKEALFDEVGYFESADEDQEVEIAFQWNTGYNNDGLHSFANGINTIEGGMHEEGFRTALTKVVNDYAFAKGRLKGNDDRLQGEDIREGLTAIISVRLRDPQFEGQTKAKLGNVSTRSLVQKATHEKLAEWLEEHPNEGKRVLIKAVESARARLAARKARDATRRKSALDGAGLPGKLWDCSSRDPSESEIYIVEGDSAGGSAKKAREPRTMAILPIRGKILNVERARIERMLKNTEIQALVSAIGAGFGDDFDVSKARYHKVVLLCDADVDGSHIRTLLLTFFFRQMRDLVERGYVYIAQPPLYSTQVGKSKIYLKDDRAKNEFAAAHPTHAAEYQRLKGLGEMDADELWETTMDPEKRTLLQVSVDHAALADEVFSILMGEAVEPRKEFIQANAHDVRFLDI from the coding sequence GTGAGCGACGCCACGCCGTCCTACGGCGCATCGGACATCACCGTCCTCGAAGGACTCGACGCCGTCCGCAAGCGCCCCGGCATGTACATCGGATCGACGGGCCCGACGGGTCTGCACCACCTCGTCTACGAGGTGGTCGACAATTCCGTCGACGAGGCCATGGCCGGTTACTGCAGCCGCATCGACATCACCCTGCTGCCCGGCGGTGGCTGTGAGGTCAGCGACGACGGTCGCGGTATCCCCGTGGACCCCCATCCGAAGTTCCCCGAGTTGTCGGCTGCGGAGGTCGTGTTGACGGTCCTGCACGCGGGCGGCAAGTTCGGCGGTAGCGGCTACAAGGTCTCGGGAGGTCTGCACGGCGTCGGGGTGTCGGTGGTCAACGCCCTGTCGTCGCGTATCGAGATCGAAATCGACCGTGATGGCACGCGCTACGCCATGTCCTACGTCGACGGCGGCAAGCCCGACGAGGGGCTCCATGCAGCCGGGTCGGTGCCGGCCGACCAGACGGGCACCACGGTGCGCTTCTGGCCCGACGCGACGATCTTCGAGGAGACGCGCTTTCGGGCCCAGACCCTTCTCGAACGCCTCCAGATGATGGCGTTCCTGAACCGTGGCCTCGAGATTCGCTTCCGCGATGCACGTGAGGTCGCCTCGCCTGACGAGGCCGACTGGATCGAATACCGCTACGACGGCGGCATCGTGGACTTCGTGCGCCACGTCAACGCCTCCAAGGAGGCGTTGTTCGACGAGGTCGGCTACTTCGAATCGGCCGACGAGGACCAGGAGGTCGAGATCGCGTTCCAGTGGAACACGGGCTACAACAACGACGGGCTCCACTCGTTCGCCAACGGCATCAACACGATCGAGGGGGGGATGCACGAGGAGGGTTTCCGTACCGCTCTCACGAAGGTCGTGAACGACTACGCATTCGCCAAGGGTCGTCTGAAGGGCAACGACGACCGCCTCCAGGGCGAGGACATCCGCGAGGGCCTCACCGCGATCATCAGCGTGCGCCTGCGCGATCCCCAGTTCGAGGGTCAGACGAAGGCGAAGCTCGGCAACGTCTCGACGCGGTCCCTGGTGCAGAAGGCCACCCACGAGAAGCTCGCCGAGTGGCTCGAGGAGCACCCCAACGAGGGCAAGCGGGTCCTCATCAAGGCGGTCGAATCCGCCCGCGCCCGTCTCGCCGCGCGTAAGGCGCGCGACGCCACCCGGCGCAAGTCCGCTCTCGACGGCGCAGGTCTCCCGGGCAAGCTGTGGGACTGTTCGTCGCGTGACCCCTCCGAGTCCGAGATCTACATCGTCGAGGGTGATTCGGCCGGCGGTTCGGCCAAGAAGGCGCGCGAACCACGCACGATGGCGATCCTGCCGATCCGGGGGAAGATCCTCAACGTCGAGCGGGCCCGCATCGAGAGGATGCTGAAGAACACCGAGATCCAGGCCCTCGTCAGCGCGATCGGCGCGGGATTCGGAGACGACTTCGACGTCTCGAAGGCCCGGTACCACAAGGTCGTCCTGCTCTGTGACGCCGATGTCGACGGCAGCCACATCCGGACACTGCTGTTGACGTTCTTCTTCCGTCAGATGCGGGATCTGGTCGAGCGGGGCTACGTCTACATCGCGCAGCCGCCGTTGTATTCGACCCAGGTCGGCAAGTCGAAGATCTACCTGAAGGACGACCGCGCGAAGAACGAGTTCGCGGCGGCACATCCCACCCACGCCGCGGAGTATCAGCGCCTCAAGGGTCTCGGCGAGATGGATGCCGACGAGCTCTGGGAGACGACGATGGACCCCGAGAAGCGGACGCTGTTGCAGGTGTCGGTCGACCACGCCGCACTCGCCGACGAGGTCTTCTCGATTCTGATGGGCGAAGCGGTCGAACCCCGCAAGGAGTTCATCCAGGCCAACGCGCACGACGTGCGCTTCCTCGACATCTGA